The Acidobacteriaceae bacterium genome contains the following window.
CCTTTCTTTGCAGGCGAGCTCTCGACCGTGATGCTTCGAATCGTCTTTTGCTTCGGCACAATTACCGCCACATAGTTGCCATCTGCGAGCGGTGTAGGCGGATAGAGATGCAGTGCAGCGGCGAACGCACTCCGCAATCGCGCGTCTGTTGAGAACGGATCCTGATAGTCATAGAACGCACGCCCGAACCACACGCTCTCGCCCAGGATCAGAGGAAAGACCTGCGTCGTCCCGTCTTCATAGTTGAGCCGGATGGAACCCAGGTCATCACCAACAAAGAATCGATATGAATAATCCCGAGGATCGGCCCATCCATAGGCTGGAATTGTCTGAGGTCCGCCGTGCGGAGAATTGGAAGCTTCGTCCGCTTGTAACGACGCTGTCTTCGCGTCGGTCATTCCCAGCAGGAAGATGCGATCAGCACGCCCTCCGACCGCAACCTCTGCCGATCCTCCCGAGCGAAGCGGCAACACCGCTTGCACAAAAGGCACGCCATAGCGGTAAAGAACGCTGCCCTCAGCATTTCCGCCGGTATTTTCTCCGAGCGGCAGAGCAAAATACCTGGCTTGAGAACGGTTAGCCGTAGGAGTCGATGGAATTTGTGCAGACGCTGAAATGGCAGAAATCGCAGAAAATGTTGCAACGAGAATCAAGCGACGGATTTCCCAGATCACGCTCTAGTCCTTCGGCTCCTGTTTACGTTCAAGCCCGACTCGCAGTTAGTGCCTTCACTCTAATAATGCCGTATATGGACTTGCTGCCTCTCCGCGCCTGTCCTGCATCGAACCTCGGTGGAGGGTCACATGGCAAGCAAGCATCTCGTGCGGGGAATTCTGGCGGGCGTAGCCGGCGGCCTGGCCGCCTCCTGGGTGATGAACGAGTTCAGCGCGACGCTCGGAGAAAAGCTCTCAAAAGCCGTCGAAACACCCGCTGAGCAACAGGAGTTGAACCTGCAATCCGACGGCGAAGACGCGACCATGAAGGCCGCCGACAAGATTGTCGAAACCGTCACCGGCGGACGTCACCTCTCGCACGAGCAGCGCGAGATCGGCGGCCCCATCGTGCACTACAGCATGGGTGCGCTCGCCGGCGGCATCTACGGCGCACTCGCCGAGTACACGGATTTTGCCAAGGCCGGCTTCGGCACCACCTTCGGCGGCGTGCTCTTCGCTACCGCCGACGTTCTCGGCGTTCCCGCCATGCACCTCGGCCCCTGGCCCGACGAGTATCCCGTAAGCTCTCTCGCCAGCCCGCTGGCCGCCCACCTCGTCTATGGCGCCACCACTGAACTCGTCCGCAGAATCGTCCGCGAAATTCTGTAGCGTGTACGCCCCTCAGGCCTAAGTGAGATTCTGGATGGCGCACTTCCGGAGCCTCGCCCATGAATCTCACCTGCTCCATCCTCGCTCTCACACTCTCCGCAACCTTCGCATCCGCGCAGTCTGCCCCGCAGTACATCCCCACCTCCGACGCCGTCCCGCACGGCTCCGCGCCCGGCATGTGGGTCAAGGCGCTGAACAGCGGCAAGGGCTCCGCCGAATACGCGGTCATCTTTCGCGCCGGCGACGATCCCTACCCCGGCCTCACGCAATTCGCCGCAGAGCACCACATCCAGAGCGCGCACTTCACCGCCATCGGCGCCTTCCACGACGCGCGCCTCGGCTTCTACGACCCCGACAAGAAGATGTATCGCGTCATCCCCATCGACACGCAGGTGGAAGTAGTCTCACTCATCGGCGACATCGCGCAGCTCAACGGCAAGCCCTCGGTGCACATGCACTGCGTGGTCTCCATGCCGGACGGCCGCGCGCTTGGCGGCCACTTCCTCAGCGCGCATGTCGCTCCGCTGCTCGAAGTCTTCGTCACCGCTGATCCCGTGCCGCTCACCAAGAAGCACGACGACGCGACAGGCCTGAGCCTCATGGACCCGAATAGCAAGTGAGCATCACGCGCCTGGACTCGTGACAAAAATCGTCCCGCATGCCACCAGATTGTTATTGCCCTCCCTCGAACATGCCCTTATAAAGGTGCGTTCCTCAAAAGGAGAAATTTGATGAAGCGGGTCTTAGCGGCGCTGTTGTGTCTTTTCGTGCCAATGTTTGCATGGGCTTCGAGTACCGGAGATAACGGCTACAAGGTGATGTACGACGGCGGATCCGTCCAGAACCTCAAGACAGGCGCATCCGCCCAACTGATCATCGATCCCACACAGGTTCGGCTGCATATCGGCAAGGACGATGTCGTCACCATTCCCGCCGCGTCGATCACGGAAATCTCCTACGGTCAGGATGTCCACCGCCGAATCGGCGCAGCGATCGGCCTCGCGGTTATTTCCTTCGGCGTAGGCGCCCTGATGGCGCTGACGAAATCCAAAAAGCACTATGTCGGCCTCACCTGGGCCAACGGCGATCAGAAGGGCGGCTTCGCCATGCAATGCGATAAGAACGACTATCGCGGCGTACTCACGGCGCTCGAAGGAATCACCGGAAAGAAAGCGGTCGATTCCGACGCCATGACCGTCAAGAACTAGTCAGGAGTGAGGAGTTAGAGAGTTAGGAAGTGCTTTTAGGTGCTTCACTCCCCAACTCCTCACTCCCTGACTCACTGCTACATCCGCAGCACCAGCCCAATCCCATACTCCTGCAGCGTGTGGTGCGCGTTGCCGATGCTGGTCAGCTGACCCGCGCCGTACTCTCCGCGAATATCCAGATGCGGCAGCACCGTGAAGTCGATACCACCATTCACCTGGTACGCAAACGACGTGCTCTTGCTGTTGCTCGATCCGTTGTTCGTGCCCACGCCACCGAACTCGAGCTGGATATACGGCTTGACTGGAATCGGCGGCGGCGGCGCGATCTCCAGCCGCGGCCCAAAGATGAACCCGGCGAGCTTGTTTCCATACGTCGTCGAGTTCGCGCTGTTCTGGATGAAGAATCGCGCATCGCCGCCGAACCGGATCGGCCCGAACGGCAGGAAGTTGTCGTAGACGCCAAACGTTCCGCCGTCCGCCGTCATGCCGCCACTCTGCGTTGAGGGCGTCCCATAGCCCACACCCAGCCCTGAGTAGTGTCCACCGCTCAACATGCCATAGACTCCGGCCTGCGCCTTGGCCGCATCCGGCAGAATCATCAACCCAAAAATCGCGAGAAGAGAAAGACAGCAGTTGCGAGCCGCCGAAGAGATCATCTGAAAAGGCCCTCGTTCTTGTGGCGCACCTGCGCCCTGGATTCCGTGCTCCTGTTTAGAGACACGCCCACCCAACCAGCGTTGCGCCTGTCCGCGCAGAAAACCCCACCTCAACTGCCGTGGCGTTCCTTTGCGCAACTTCGCGACCTTTGCGTTAGAAGTTTTGCTTTCTGTCTGTTATCCCCGCACCCGAGTCCCGGCCAGCTAAGCCAACTGGCTCCGAAGTTCAAAACAATCCGGATCGCAACGAACGTGGAGAGACTTCGGTGCCTGCATCCATTCCGCGTATTCCTTCGCTGAAATGGGAATTACATTGACCCGGATTCCGGTTTCGGCCGGCCCAACCTGTCCGCAGGCAGCGCACATCAACGGTGGCGCCATTTCCTCATGCACTGTATCGTCCGGGCTGGAACTCTCGGAACTGATAACAGATTCAACACTGCAGCCCTTTCCACACGCCAGGCAGCGAAATCGTGTCGTGATGTGCAAGTAGCTCGGCATCGCCGTAATCCTCGCAGAGAACGGTCTCCTGCGCAACACATCGCTGCAGAATGTGGAAATGACGGGCCTAACTGATTGCTCAGGCGATTGAAAAACGGGGCCTGGCAGGCATATTTGCCGGCTAATCCTTCACCACCGCCGCCGGCTTGCCTTCCTGGACGTAATTCTTGTTCCACGCCGGAATCTCCACC
Protein-coding sequences here:
- a CDS encoding PPC domain-containing DNA-binding protein; translation: MNLTCSILALTLSATFASAQSAPQYIPTSDAVPHGSAPGMWVKALNSGKGSAEYAVIFRAGDDPYPGLTQFAAEHHIQSAHFTAIGAFHDARLGFYDPDKKMYRVIPIDTQVEVVSLIGDIAQLNGKPSVHMHCVVSMPDGRALGGHFLSAHVAPLLEVFVTADPVPLTKKHDDATGLSLMDPNSK
- a CDS encoding outer membrane beta-barrel protein; translated protein: MISSAARNCCLSLLAIFGLMILPDAAKAQAGVYGMLSGGHYSGLGVGYGTPSTQSGGMTADGGTFGVYDNFLPFGPIRFGGDARFFIQNSANSTTYGNKLAGFIFGPRLEIAPPPPIPVKPYIQLEFGGVGTNNGSSNSKSTSFAYQVNGGIDFTVLPHLDIRGEYGAGQLTSIGNAHHTLQEYGIGLVLRM
- a CDS encoding DUF1440 domain-containing protein yields the protein MASKHLVRGILAGVAGGLAASWVMNEFSATLGEKLSKAVETPAEQQELNLQSDGEDATMKAADKIVETVTGGRHLSHEQREIGGPIVHYSMGALAGGIYGALAEYTDFAKAGFGTTFGGVLFATADVLGVPAMHLGPWPDEYPVSSLASPLAAHLVYGATTELVRRIVREIL